The DNA sequence GGGGTCTCTGCGCGATCCACACACTAGTGCGTACCGGCCGCCGGATGTGCCGGTGTGAGCCGGTGTGTGCTGCGATAGGCCGGTGAGCGACAACCGCCCTGAGCATCTGCGAGCACTGGCCGAGGCGCTGGCGGTGGAGGCGGCGGCGTTCGTTCGTGGGCGCCGAGCCGAGATCTTCGGACAGCGGCCCGGCGACAGCTCGGATCCGGCGAATGCGGTGCAGGCCGTGCGGGTCAAAAGCACGCCCACCGATCCGGTGACCGTTGTCGACACCGAGACCGAATCGCTGCTGCGTTCTCGGCTGGCCGCCCAGCGGCCCGGCGACGCGGTGCTCGGCGAGGAGGGCGGTGGTCCCCAGACCGGTTCTGGTGACGGTGTCTGCTGGGTTCTCGATCCGATCGACGGCACCGTCAACTTCGTCTATGGGCTCCCGGCCTACGCCGTCTCGGTCGCGGCGCAGATCGGCGGGCAGTCGGTGGCCGGCGCGGTGGCCGATGTGGTCAGTGGTGACGTGTATTCGGCCGCACAGGGTGGGGGAGCGCAGGTGCTGCGTGCCGGTAGCCGCCGAGCGCTGAGCTGCAGCACGGTCACGGAGCTGCCGATGTCGTTGGTGGGCACCGGGTTCGGCTATGCAGCCGGTCGGCGCGCCGAGCAGGCGGCACTGCTGGCCCGCATGCTGCCGGTGGTGCGCGACGTGCGGCGCATCGGCTCGGCGTCCCTGGATCTGTGCCTGGTCGCCGAGGGGCGGCTGGACGCCTACTACGAACACGGCCTGCACGTGTGGGACTGGGCGGCCGCGGCGCTGGTCGCGGTCGAAGCCGGTGCGCTGGTGCGACTTCCGGAGCCTGCCGAGGGTGACGGTGCTCTGGTGGTCGCCGCCGCCCCCGGGGTTTTCACCCCGCTGGTCGAGACGCTGGAGGGTTTCGGGGGTCTGCGCGCCCTGCCGTGACGGTCAGCAGGTTCCGTTGTGGATCTTGGCGATCAGCGCCGAGTCCGCCGGTTCGGTGGCGTCGGGTCGCAACCCGGCCAGCACCGCGTCGATGTCGTCGCTGTGCGCCAGCGTGGTGAAGTCGGTACCGATGGCCAGGTCTACGGAGTCGTCCTTGCGGTCGTCCTGGTAGAGCTCCACGCACGGTGCGACCAGCCACACCGCGGCGGCTCCGGGCTTCCCGTTCGGGCCGAACCGGATCTGGCCCTGGCAGGTCAGCCGTTCACCGGAGTAGATCGGGTCGTTGGCCGCGGTCGGCTGGGCGAAACCCAGGTCACGCAGGGCGCCGGCCACCTCGCCGGCCTGGCCGCCCTGGCCACTGGCGTTGAGCACCCGGATCTTGGCGTCGGCCAGCTTGGCGGGCGCTACGTCGATCAGCGTGGACCGCGACACCTGCTGGCCCAGCTTGGGCGCATTGGCGTCGGTGGCGGCCGGCGGGGCGTTGCAGGCGGCGGCCTCGCGCACGTCGACCGGCCGGGTCAGCACGATTCCCCACACCACGGCGGTGATCACGAACAGCACGCCCAGCGCGATGATCCCGGGCAGATAGTTGCGTCTGCGGAAGGGACGACCGTGCTTGTCGAAGGCGGTGCCCTCGGTTATCTGTGCGACCACGGAAGCACTCTAGAACCACTACGGGCAGCGAGGTGGAACACGCCCAACACGGCATATCAACAGATGTGATGTATTTCACACTTCAACGCGGTGTGATCTGGGCACGAATCGTTTGGCGGATGCGTTCGACGCTGATACAAAGCTCTGCTGAGGTTACGAGGGGACGAGACGATGGCTACCGACTACGACGCCCCACGGCGTTCAGAAACCGACGACGTGTCTGAGGACTCGCTCGAAGAGCTCAAGGCGCGTCGCAACGAGGCGCAGTCAGCTGTCGTCGACGTCGACGAATCAGACACGGCGGAAAACTTCGAGCTGCCCGGCGCCGACCTTTCCGGCGAGGAGCTGTCGGTCCGGGTCATTCCGAAGCAGGCCGACGAGTTCACCTGTTCGAGCTGCTTCCTGGTGCACCACCGCAGCAGGCTGGCCAGCGAGAAGAACGGTGTGCTGATCTGCACCGACTGCGCGGCCTAGCCGAACAGTCAGCTCCGCAGCGCCGAGAGCACCTTGTCGGGGTGCCGTGCGCTGACCAACCAGTACGGCGTCGGATCGTCGGGGTCGTCGAGGACCAACAGGACCAGCGGGCCGACCCAGCCCCGGTGCAGCACGAACGCCGCCGGATCGAGCTGGCGGCCCAGGGCGGCCGACTTCGCGGTGCGGGGAATCTCAGCCGAGCGGGTCACCACCGAGACCGGAAGATGCGCCTGCCCGGCCCACAGCTCGACGTCGGGCCCGTCGGCGACCACCCGGACCTCGGTGCGCGAGAGCCACAACAACGCTCCGACGGCCACCAGGCCCAGGACGGTGTAGGGCAGCCAGGTGGGTATCGAGCGCACCCCCATCGTCACTTCCTTGGCGATGATCCACGCCGGCACGAA is a window from the Mycolicibacterium anyangense genome containing:
- a CDS encoding inositol monophosphatase family protein yields the protein MSDNRPEHLRALAEALAVEAAAFVRGRRAEIFGQRPGDSSDPANAVQAVRVKSTPTDPVTVVDTETESLLRSRLAAQRPGDAVLGEEGGGPQTGSGDGVCWVLDPIDGTVNFVYGLPAYAVSVAAQIGGQSVAGAVADVVSGDVYSAAQGGGAQVLRAGSRRALSCSTVTELPMSLVGTGFGYAAGRRAEQAALLARMLPVVRDVRRIGSASLDLCLVAEGRLDAYYEHGLHVWDWAAAALVAVEAGALVRLPEPAEGDGALVVAAAPGVFTPLVETLEGFGGLRALP
- the cei gene encoding envelope integrity protein Cei; this encodes MVAQITEGTAFDKHGRPFRRRNYLPGIIALGVLFVITAVVWGIVLTRPVDVREAAACNAPPAATDANAPKLGQQVSRSTLIDVAPAKLADAKIRVLNASGQGGQAGEVAGALRDLGFAQPTAANDPIYSGERLTCQGQIRFGPNGKPGAAAVWLVAPCVELYQDDRKDDSVDLAIGTDFTTLAHSDDIDAVLAGLRPDATEPADSALIAKIHNGTC
- a CDS encoding DUF4193 domain-containing protein, coding for MATDYDAPRRSETDDVSEDSLEELKARRNEAQSAVVDVDESDTAENFELPGADLSGEELSVRVIPKQADEFTCSSCFLVHHRSRLASEKNGVLICTDCAA
- a CDS encoding DUF3093 domain-containing protein; this encodes MSGSRVTSQTVRYRERLWVPWWWWPLGFVPAWIIAKEVTMGVRSIPTWLPYTVLGLVAVGALLWLSRTEVRVVADGPDVELWAGQAHLPVSVVTRSAEIPRTAKSAALGRQLDPAAFVLHRGWVGPLVLLVLDDPDDPTPYWLVSARHPDKVLSALRS